TAGGTTAATTTGACGAAACCACATCTCCCAACCAACCCAAAGGTCTTGACAGAATAAGACGCAGCATCTTACCTACCTGCAAATAAATTCCCCAAACACTCAAATTTCAGCTTGAAAATCGAAAGGAATAATCTTCAGAGAGACCCAAATCGATAGGAAAATTTTACTCGAACTTATAGATTGATTCTTGCTTCATTTGTTTGGCAATCTGATGATTTGAACTGAAAATCGGTTAAGTTCGAGAGCAACATGGTAGAACAAAACTGCTATACTTATTGGCTATgagatttaaaaacaaaacaaaacaaaaacttgctTGTGCAAAATTACTTTAAcgctcatattttttttttaatattttctttcaattatgtTTTAAAGGATATAATTATAGTTTcattagtttttggtttttttaacgattaattaatttttggttaataaacaagattttattaatatgtagtttagatattGGCATGCCAATTTATTCAACTTTAGTTCTATTATACATTTTTCTCTTATAGGAAAAGGTTTTAAATTCGAATTATCTTCTTcccttgaaacaaaaaaaacaaaaacaaaaaaaaaaacgaaatattTCAAATTCGGCCAAATTGCATTTAATGATCCTTATACACAAATTTTTGTCCttatagtgttttttttttcactgtaGTCCGAGTCCAATATATCAACTAAGTTGATTTTTTGCAACAAAACGTTTGCCTTATTTGACGGATCAGAATAACAATGCTAACAGAATGAAACTACCAAGGTAAAAAACGCAACAAAAGAAACTAGAATGAAAGTGACAATTCGAGCAAACtgcatgattttttttcttaatgttcAAATATGGGATGCCACCAGTACTACAATATTGTAGTATTACTCCACACTGATAACTAGGAAAGTTATGTGGATGATTAATTTGATATATAATTATGAATGACACTAGTTTCGGCTCTTAATATCTctgtataaaaaaaagtaaaaaaaaatgttatttttatcatatatttgtaaCATTTTTATACCTTCTAACAGACATATGATCCACATGTATTGGTAATCCTACTTTTATTAAAGAAATGATACAAATAacctacaaataaataataagtgtAACATTATGCATGTGAATGCCACGTTAATATCATTATATGGCTATACAATTTATGAAGTCAAATTTCATtacgaaaaaaagaaaaaggaaaaaacaacaCTTCAACGTCagtcaattttaattttctttgggATTTAGACGTTGCCTCCCCCTACATTATACAGCTGACGAGCAATAATTTTAAAACTGACGACCAGTAAAAACTTCTGTAGTTGAGCAGATTATTTCTTTGGCATTGGGAAACGATAGAAAATGAAAAGCCTCTGCAATCTGCATGTTGCATCACAAGGGCTGCACAAAGAGGGGaccaaagggaaaaaaattcgaaaaagatATGCCCCTACCAATTAAAATTTCCACTTGTATCTATAACAAAAAGTTGATACTCCGAAGCATCATATAATTTCGCTTCCCTAAATCCAACCAACTCTTTTGAGCTCTGATCTCATCTGAGGCATGACAAATCACACTATCCAGTTGGCAAAAGAGTAGATTGTCAATTTCCTCCCTAAACTTTCACCGAACTTTCAATTTActtcctaaacttttaaattGGAAAATCAAGAACttgaactaatttttttggccaaatTTTCCCCTACTGTTAGTGTTCTATAGATTAACGTTAACTCTTATTACGTGTACATCACATGACTCTAAGAACAAAAACATCACTTCGCTAGACTTTCCAACATAAAAGCTATAGAATCACACAAATTTGTACAGATCAACATTCTAGAAATCTAGGGTTTTCAACtaaactaccctcacatgtcatgcacaattttttatttaacaaaaatttagaTGGAATGAATAGAAAACTAACAGCATGAGGGAAATCAgccaaaaaattagtttaagtccttaatttttcaattaaaaagttTAGAGAGAATCGAAAGCTAAGTGAAAGTTCAGGAGAGAAGCCAACAGTTTACTCGGTTGGCGAATATATGAAGATACAAAGCCTTCTAAACTTCAATCAAGTTATTTTGGCTAAGAAGAATTCGTACACACAAGcaccgaaaaaaccgaaacaAAAGCCGAAAACCTAGCAGCAAAACTTGTAATAGGATCAGAATTTGTGGCGCATTGCTGCATGCATTTTATGAGTTACAAACTGAGACAGACATCATGTGCAGAACACATGCTTCCATCTCTAAAGAACTTGTGAACTAAATCTGTCTTCTCCCACCACTTGTTTCTTTTGATGCCAAAATCCAGTGCATGCAAACGGACTTACAACACAATTCGTCTACCTAATCGCTTAAAGGCTAAAAGACCTGACAACTTTCGCTGCTTCACTTCGATCTGTCACACATCACCGAGCACAGCAGCTACTTTAGGAAAACACCTACTATCAACAGACACATGCTTCCATATGCAATTATCCATAAGGGCCAATTCACTTGCCGTCCTCTCCATCACCATTTCCACGCCCGCCGGCTGAGGTCCCCTGGCCATCACCACCTGCCCCAGACTCAGAGGCGTCTTGCTTGCTTCCTCCACGCCCATCATTTGGGTCTCCAGCTGAATTTGGGCCGCCACTACCACCACCATGTGTGGCCTCAGTATGAAGCATGGAAGGCATGCCGTTAGGCCCTCCAGGTCTCATTCCCATTTGCCCTTGCATGGCTTGTTGGTGCTGCTGTGGATCGTGCATTTGATGcatgttattgaattgcatCGGCATCTTTGGGGAGAAAATACCCTGTTGCTGAGCCATTGCTGCTGCCTGAGGATGTTGCATGTAATATCCTGCCTGTTGCATAGCAGGATGTGGGGCCATCTGCAAGTGTTGAACATAGATGATAAGCATGGATAGAAAAGACGAATCAGTAAAACATCGAGTCATGCTTACTACCCCCACCTGGGGAGGGGCAGCTGGTGCCTGTGGTTGCGCATCGGCAATTGCTGCTAAATACATCAGATTCTTTTGAAGCAGAGCCTGGTACCTAAATCATCAAATTTGCAATAAGAAAAGTCATATCCAAAAATCATAATAGGGAGACCGCCATGAAATGAATGGCCAACGATACCCCCCCTCCCATATCAATAAATGTGTAAAATCAGTTAATCCAACAATTATAATAGTAAACAAGTTCTTAACATTAAGGATCTTGTTATCAATGATACCAATACAAAACATGAGGCTAGTTCGAAATTCTAACATCTCTAACCAGTCAGATTAAGCTCTCTAATTTCTAAGAGACAAGTGCAATCAATTGTATACAGCCCCAACATATAACTCAAAACATAATTCACACAAATGCAAGTgtgtctgagagagagagagagagagagagagagagagagagagagagagagagagagagagagagagagagagagagagagagggcgggTTTACTGAGCACACTCAGCAAGTTTTCCAAGATTTTGATTATCCAATATTGCCAGAATCAACTTTTTGTTGTCATCAAGGTACTGCATCAagaatttaaaaacatattattAATAGATACTTTAAATTCCGACACATCAAGTGAGATCCAATATCATACTTAACAATCAAGGTGGATATCCAGAAATATCAACAACAAAATAACTGTACCACTGACAACTTAGATCCAAGTTATATCAATGGTGCCAGTAATTATCAGCCTATTATAAATTCAGGGGAAAGTAATTAAGGCAATTACAACCATACATGAAGAGAGCAACATTGTACATGATGCGAAAAAAGGCTAGAGTCATCCTAAAATCTGAATATGACAAGTAACAACATAAGATACTAGCATCTAATGCTGGTAATGACCATCGTATGTCTTAATTCTTCATCAATTTTAGGTTCAAAAAGCATAATTCAACCTTTCAAAAGAGCTTCTTGCTTATATGGAAATTTTAGGAAAAACATCAACCCTATCTGTTACTTTATCTAACTACTCACTAGCTTAGGGTTTCAgacaatgaagctttgggagagagtaAATGAGCGTAGATTGAAGCAAGAGACACGGTCTCAGACAATCAATTTGGGTTCATGCTAGGGTGCTCGAttatggaggcaatctatctcttacaaaAATCGATGAAATGATATAGAGGCATGCAAAAGAATTTgaacatggtctttatagatttggaaaaagcatatGATAAGGTCCCAAGAAAAATTCTTTGGAAGATTCTAGAGAGAAAGGAGTATGAGTAGCACATATCCAAGtaataaaggatatgtatgatatGTATGGTGGAGCAAGGACTAcagtaagaactcatgaaggacaactaaaagctttcccataaccaTAGGGTTACACCAAGGCTCAACTTTAGGTCTTTACcattttgcattggtaatggacgAGTTAAtgacacatattcaagatgatatcccTTGGTATATGCTTTTCGCAGAATACATGGTGAGTGCTGACGCATGTGGGAGTAAATACAAAACTTAACCTTTGGCGGGAGGTCTtaggaatctaaaggtctttgccTAGACAGAATATATAGGGTGCAAGTTATGTGGGAATGGGGTTCCGAATGAGATAGGGATGAGGATTAGAGACtaggaagtaccaaagagtcGACCCTTTCGTTATtttggatctatcttgcaaaagaattgAGATTTGAATGGATATcccaaccatagaatacaagctagatggatgaaatggaagaGTGCATTGGGTGTGCTGTGAAATTGTCTTTCGCCACTAAAactcaagagaaaattttatatgacgacaataaggccataAATGCTTTATGGCACCGAATGTAAGCCTTTTAAAAATGAGTGTAACAAAGATGataatgcttcgttggatgtgtgggcacacaagaaatgacAAGATTAAGAACAAGGATATCCGAGCTAAAGTAGGAGCGGAtacaattgaagataagataagataagagaaatccggttaaggtggtttggacatgtgaaccgaAGATCTATAGATGCTCCAGTTAGAAAATGCAATTATGAGATAGAGACTCGGGGAAAAAGGGGTAGATGAAGACCTTAAAGACTTAGAGCGAGAATTTAAGAAAAGAGATAGAGTACTTGGAGCTAATGGAATACTTGGAGCAAAACCCGACAcaatggtgttctaggattcatacagctgaccttagtgggataaggctttgttgttgtatcAAGAATCCTGGTCTCGTAAACAAGAACATACATCTTAGGTGACAAGAGAGCTATATCATGTCTGCCTCGATCCCCAATTCAGGGAAGACTGGTAACCAGTGAAACAAAATCTGCACAGCAGTAGAGTAACTAGATAGCTTCTCAACATGAAATCCAATGGCCAGAAGGCTGATCGAGGGAAAAATCTAAACAGACATTAAAAAGGCACTTCACACAGATTAGGAGAATAAACTACAAGAAATACTAAACATCCCTAATGTTTCAACAAAACATTGGACAAGCACCAACTGAAGACTATGTCCCGTGggcttttttttcatataacaagAAGAACGTTCCCCTATTACTATGAACTAGGATTCTGTATTTGGTGAAATAAGTTAATAATCTTTAGTTATTACACTTGACGTTGCAGAGGAAACACTGCCAGAAATTGAACTTTGTTAAAAAATTTCTTTCATACCCTGAATGGGCAACAATTGATTAACTACCCTACCGAGGGGGGAAAAATAAGCTTTGTTCCTAAAAATCTTTCATGTGCCACATGCTCATGATTACTTGACTCCTATGTGAAAACCACTTAAAGTAGACACAATTATACACATTAATTAGACACCACCTTTTGAGTTAATATTTCATTTCCGTCTGCACAGACGCTGCTTACAATATGAAACAGTTGTTCTTTTCACACTCTCAGCCAACAGTAGTTCAAAACTCTGTAAATGATCATCACCTATGATACATCAGTCCACCATAAAACTATACAACAACAGCGGGACTTATCGAATTCCTCCCTAAATATCGTCAGCTAAAGGGCTCTCTTATATGCAGAACAAAATTTAACAAATTTTATTCAAGTAATCACAACTaacataacaaaaaattaaggaaaaaccCGGAAAACAATTAACAGTTAACAGTTTCAAATACACAAGGGAAAAAGGGTACCTTCTGAATTTGTTCGGTGGTGATGTTGGTGGGAGGAAATGAAGGCATGACGGGGATCATTTGTGGTGGCTGCTGcatctttttttcttccaaaattttctctGGTTTGAGGAATACAAAGCCCTAACCCTAAATCAGCCCccaaaagagaaacaaaatcaattagaAGCAGAATTAAGAGGAAAAGGGACGAAATTAATGGGgttgagagacagagagagacaaGGGAAGGGCGGTCGAGTGAGAGTCG
This region of Malus domestica chromosome 07, GDT2T_hap1 genomic DNA includes:
- the GRF5 gene encoding GRF1-interacting factor 3, which produces MQQPPQMIPVMPSFPPTNITTEQIQKYLDDNKKLILAILDNQNLGKLAECAQYQALLQKNLMYLAAIADAQPQAPAAPPQMAPHPAMQQAGYYMQHPQAAAMAQQQGIFSPKMPMQFNNMHQMHDPQQHQQAMQGQMGMRPGGPNGMPSMLHTEATHGGGSGGPNSAGDPNDGRGGSKQDASESGAGGDGQGTSAGGRGNGDGEDGK